A genomic segment from Micropterus dolomieu isolate WLL.071019.BEF.003 ecotype Adirondacks linkage group LG03, ASM2129224v1, whole genome shotgun sequence encodes:
- the slc9a1a gene encoding sodium/hydrogen exchanger 1 isoform X3, with product MLCDSCVASLQGFHLIPRLSSIVPESCLLIVVGLLVGGLIKLAGEDLPPVLDSRLFFLCLLPPIILDAGYFLPIRPFMENLGTILMFAVVGTLWNAFFIGGLLYAVCQIQPNNPSSLHTIELLPCLLFASIISAVDPVAVLAVFEEIHINELLHILVFGESLLNDAVTVVLYHLFEEYAGVGTVTVMDAVLGVISFLVVALGGVLVGAIYGILAAFTSRFTSHTRVIEPLFVFVYSYMAYLSAEMFHLSGIMALIACGAVMRPYVEANISHKSHTTIKYFLKMWSSVSETLIFIFLGVATVDGPHSWNWTFVTVTVILCLVARVIGVVGLTFVINKFRIVKLTTKDQFIVAYGGLRGAIAFSLGFLLNKDHFPMREMFLTAIITVIFFTVFVQGMTIKPLVELLAVKKKQEAKRSINEEIHTQFLDHLLTGIEDICGHYGHHHWKDKLNRFNKKYVKKCLIAGERSKEPQLIAFYHKMEMKQAIELVESGGGVKLPSAVPSTVSMQNIQPKKLLIDKPAERSLSQLPKGREEEIRKILRSNLQKTRMRLRSYNRHTLVADPYEDGFGDFLIKKQKMIELERKIKNMNNYLTVPAAPPDSPTMCRARLASGTGTDFKPAQQQKCNKICPDPQAYSTKAASDRVPTIKVDLASPQSPDSVNLMDEFRRGGQQQQEEDQGLTMKPPSGPSGPNKPGEADEPREQQKLMRCLSDPGPSAEEEEDEPFLP from the exons GCTTCCACCTGATTCCTCGTCTGTCCAGTATTGTGCCAGAGAGCTGCCTGTTGATTGTGGTGGGTCTTCTGGTGGGGGGGCTCATCAAACTAGCCGGAGAAGATCTCCCCCCAGTGCTGGATTCCAGATTGTTCTTCCTCTGCCTGCTGCCGCCCATCATCCTAGATGCTGGCTACTTCCTGCCCATCCGTCCCTTCATGGAGAACCTGGGCACCATCCTGATGTTTGCTGTTGTGGGGACCTTGTGGAATGCCTTCTTCATCGGGGGCCTTCTGTATGCTGTGTGTCAGATCCAGCCAAACAATCCATCCAGTCTCCATACGATAGAGCTCCTGCCTTGCCTGTTGTTTGCCTCCATCATCTCAGCTGTGGATCCCGTTGCTGTGCTAGCGGTGTTTGAGGAGATCCACATCAATGAACTGTTGCACATCTTGGTGTTTGGCGAATCTCTGCTCAATGATGCTGTCACTGTG GTGTTATACCACCTGTTTGAGGAGTATGCAGGTGTTGGCACAGTGACTGTGATGGATGCGGTCCTGGGAGTCATCTCCTTCCTGGTGGTTGCACTGGGTGGCGTTTTAGTAGGAGCTATCTATGGGATCCTGGCCGCCTTCACCTCACGCTTCACATCCCACACACGTGTCATCGAGCcactttttgtctttgtgtacaGCTACATGGCCTACCTGTCAGCTGAGATGTTCCATCTCTCTGGAATCATGGC gtTGATAGCGTGTGGTGCGGTGATGCGACCTTATGTGGAGGCCAACATATCCCACAAGTCTCACACCACCATCAAGTACTTCCTGAAAATGTGGAGCAGCGTCAGTGAGACACTAATCTTCATCTTTCTGGGTGTGGCCACGGTGGATGGACCTCACTCCTGGAACTGGACCTTCGTCACAGTCACTGTCATTCTGTGTCTGGTGGCACGAGTCATAG GTGTGGTTGGTCTGACCTTCGTGATCAACAAGTTCCGCATCGTCAAGCTGACCACCAAGGACCAGTTCATCGTGGCTTACGGTGGCCTGCGAGGTGCCATCGCCTTCTCCCTTGGCTTCCTGCTGAACAAGGATCACTTTCCCATGAGAGAGATGTTCCTTACTGCCATCATCACTGTTATCTTCTTCACTGTCTTTGTTCAG GGCATGACCATCAAACCCCTGGTGGAGCTGCTGGCGGTGAAGAAGAAACAGGAAGCGAAACGCTCGATTAATGAGGAAATCCACACCCAG TTCCTCGACCACCTGCTGACTGGAATTGAGGACATTTGTGGACATTATGGACACCACCACTGGAAGGACAA ACTGAACCGCTTCAACAAGAAGTATGTGAAGAAGTGCTTGATTGCAGGCGAACGCTCCAAGGAGCCGCAGCTCATTGCCTTCTACCACAAGATGGAGATGAAACAGGCCATTGAGCTGGTGGAAAGTGGAGGGGGAGTCAAGCTGCCTTCTGCTGTGCCTTCCACCGTTTCCATGCA GAACATTCAACCCAAGAAGCTTCTTATTGACAAGCCTGCAGAGAGATCTCTGTCCCAGCTGCCTAAAGGCCGAGAGGAGGAGATCAGGAAGATCCTCAGGAGCAACCTACAGAAGACACGAATGAGG cTGCGCTCCTACAACAGACACACTCTGGTGGCTGATCCATATGAGGATGGATTCGGTGACTTCCTTATCAAGAAGCAAAAGATGATTGAGCTAGAGCGGAAG ataaaaaacatgaataactATCTGACAgttcctgctgctcctcctgacTCCCCTACCATGTGTAGAGCCAGACTGGCCTCAG GCACAGGTACTGATTTCAAACCTGCACAGCAGCAGAAATGCAACAAAATCTGCCCAG ACCCCCAAGCTTACAGCACGAAGGCAGCATCAGATAGAGTGCCGACCATCAAGGTAGACCTGGCTTCTCCTCAGTCGCCAGACTCAGTCAACCTGATGGATGAATTCAGACGGGGcggccagcagcagcaggaggaagacCAGGGCCTGACGATGAAGCCTCCCTCGGGGCCAAGTGGACCTAACAAGCCAGGCGAGGCGGACGAACCCAGAGAACAGCAGAAGCTTATGAGGTGCCTGAGTGACCCCGGTCCTAGcgcagaagaggaggaggatgaaccCTTCCTGCCTTGA